The proteins below are encoded in one region of Syntrophotalea carbinolica DSM 2380:
- a CDS encoding flotillin family protein, with translation MVFDFWLLPVVAFLFLVVSTIIFLASRYKRCPSDNILVIYGKVGAGQSARCIHGGGTMVWPLIQDYAYLSLTPMTINIPLQKALSMQNIRINVPSTFTVGISTESQIMTAAAERLLHLGQHQIEEMAKEIIFGQLRLTVASLTIEQINQDRERFLESIRKNVAPELNKIGLYLINVNITDITDESGYIDSIGKKAAAEAINQAKVDVAEQEKTGAIGEAEAVREKEIRVAENVAGSEKGKKQAEADQRVFVQQQEANARVGEAAADRQKEIGVAENLAEAEKGKKRAQADQRVYVQQQEATAVEGENKSKADIANYNAELAVKQAAAMQLGEVARREAEVEIQKAQAKAEQERLVAAEVVRQEIDKRKVEIAAEAEAEKTRREAKGAADAILLKYQAEAEGVRKVLESKAFGYLELVKGCNGDAKSAATLLMTEKIEQIVQLQVEAIRNIKIDKVTVWDGAGGDKTSTANFLSGLVKSLPPLHDVAAMAGIDLPQYLGNIADPSSQPQPVSDGNISPAK, from the coding sequence ATGGTGTTCGATTTCTGGCTGTTGCCGGTTGTTGCTTTTTTATTCCTGGTCGTGTCGACCATCATTTTTCTGGCTTCACGCTACAAACGCTGCCCATCGGATAATATCCTGGTGATTTACGGTAAGGTCGGTGCGGGGCAATCGGCCCGTTGTATCCATGGCGGCGGGACCATGGTCTGGCCTCTGATACAGGATTACGCGTACCTGAGCTTGACGCCGATGACCATTAATATCCCTTTGCAGAAGGCGCTCTCGATGCAGAATATCCGCATCAATGTGCCGTCGACTTTTACGGTAGGGATCAGCACTGAATCGCAGATCATGACAGCCGCTGCGGAGCGCCTGTTACATCTCGGACAACATCAGATCGAGGAGATGGCCAAGGAAATCATCTTCGGCCAGTTGCGCTTGACCGTCGCCTCCTTGACCATCGAACAGATTAATCAGGATCGTGAGCGGTTCCTTGAGTCGATCCGTAAGAATGTCGCTCCTGAGCTGAACAAGATCGGTCTTTACCTGATCAACGTTAACATTACCGACATTACGGATGAGTCCGGGTATATCGACTCCATTGGTAAGAAAGCCGCTGCCGAGGCCATTAACCAGGCCAAGGTTGATGTGGCCGAGCAGGAAAAAACGGGCGCGATTGGCGAAGCCGAGGCGGTTCGGGAAAAGGAGATCCGGGTAGCGGAAAATGTAGCCGGTTCGGAAAAGGGTAAAAAACAGGCCGAAGCGGATCAGCGGGTGTTTGTGCAGCAACAGGAAGCCAATGCTCGGGTTGGTGAGGCGGCTGCCGATCGCCAGAAAGAGATAGGCGTCGCCGAGAATCTGGCCGAAGCCGAAAAAGGTAAAAAGCGTGCCCAGGCCGACCAGCGGGTTTACGTGCAGCAACAGGAAGCGACCGCTGTTGAAGGGGAAAATAAATCCAAAGCCGATATCGCCAACTATAATGCCGAACTGGCGGTCAAACAGGCCGCCGCCATGCAACTCGGCGAAGTAGCCAGGCGTGAAGCCGAGGTAGAGATTCAGAAGGCCCAGGCCAAAGCTGAGCAGGAGCGCTTGGTAGCCGCCGAAGTGGTGCGTCAGGAAATCGATAAACGCAAGGTGGAGATCGCCGCCGAGGCCGAAGCCGAAAAAACGCGTCGCGAAGCCAAAGGGGCCGCCGATGCGATCCTGCTCAAGTACCAGGCCGAGGCTGAAGGGGTGCGGAAAGTTCTGGAGAGCAAGGCGTTCGGCTATCTCGAGTTGGTCAAGGGGTGTAACGGTGACGCCAAGTCCGCCGCGACTCTTCTGATGACCGAAAAAATTGAGCAGATCGTGCAATTGCAGGTTGAGGCGATCCGCAATATCAAGATCGACAAAGTGACGGTCTGGGACGGTGCAGGGGGCGATAAAACCTCAACAGCCAATTTCCTTTCGGGCCTGGTCAAGAGTTTGCCGCCATTGCACGATGTTGCCGCCATGGCCGGCATCGACCTGCCGCAGTATCTCGGTAATATTGCCGATCCGTCCTCCCAACCACAGCCCGTTTCAGACGGGAATATAAGCCCGGCAAAGTGA
- a CDS encoding YadA-like family protein, with protein sequence MRQSKRIGLYRWTRWGARARTLVVGVLVVTFVGFGSIAWGLQYDQPLDLSDDADDGTALGTSLSNVALGSYSVATGAVSTATGYHSQSTGLNSAAYGGWSVASGDYSTAIGERSSASGKNSTAVGRDSRASGENSTAVGRYSRASGANSTAVGESSTASGGESTAVGENSTASGYDSTAVGRSSKASGYDSTALGEASIASGDYSLATGQYSRALGAESTALGENSTASGVRSVALGQGSEATEAYTVSVGTSTYQRRIVNVADGVADSDAATVGQMKAADATLQDHIDAEAAARAAADTAMQTDIGALQDQALGTSWTAGSNDVAASASGSGSTALGSGASARTRDTAIGSNATVSADGSVALGADTTVASENSVAVGADSSVAAGAAGGVALGQNASVASGATGSVAIGQDSVADEADTVSVGSSGNERRVTNVADGVNATDAVNVQQLQQFSASTSGAINRLDSRIDNLSRDAFSGIAAVAAIAGIPAPAQGKRTSLGIGYGNYKGENAIAVGFKSDITDNIRITTAIAHSNSDVTTSAGVGWSW encoded by the coding sequence ATGCGGCAGTCAAAACGTATCGGGTTATATCGGTGGACACGGTGGGGCGCCAGGGCGCGCACGCTGGTGGTCGGGGTGTTGGTTGTAACCTTTGTCGGTTTCGGTTCGATTGCCTGGGGGTTGCAGTACGACCAGCCTCTGGATCTATCTGACGATGCCGATGATGGCACCGCCTTGGGGACTTCTCTTAGTAACGTGGCTCTGGGTTCCTATAGCGTGGCTACCGGTGCGGTGAGTACCGCCACCGGTTATCATAGTCAGTCCACCGGTTTGAACAGCGCCGCCTACGGCGGATGGAGCGTGGCCAGTGGTGACTACAGCACCGCGATAGGCGAGCGCAGCAGCGCCAGCGGCAAAAACAGTACCGCAGTTGGCCGGGATTCCCGCGCCAGCGGCGAAAACAGTACCGCAGTTGGCCGGTATAGCCGCGCAAGCGGCGCAAACAGTACCGCAGTTGGCGAGTCCAGCACTGCCAGCGGTGGCGAGAGTACCGCAGTTGGCGAGAACAGCACTGCCAGCGGTTACGACAGTACCGCAGTTGGCCGGAGTAGCAAGGCTAGCGGTTATGACAGTACTGCTCTTGGCGAGGCCAGCATTGCCAGCGGTGACTATAGCTTGGCGACGGGTCAATACAGTCGTGCCCTTGGTGCAGAGAGCACCGCCCTAGGCGAGAACAGCACTGCCTCTGGCGTACGCAGTGTCGCCCTGGGGCAAGGCTCCGAGGCAACTGAAGCCTATACCGTGTCGGTCGGGACAAGTACCTATCAGCGTCGCATTGTCAACGTGGCCGATGGTGTGGCCGATAGCGATGCCGCCACCGTCGGGCAAATGAAGGCGGCGGATGCGACGCTGCAGGATCATATCGATGCCGAGGCCGCCGCCCGCGCTGCCGCCGATACCGCCATGCAGACCGATATCGGCGCCTTGCAGGATCAGGCCCTCGGCACCAGCTGGACCGCCGGTTCCAATGATGTGGCCGCCAGCGCCAGCGGTAGCGGTTCCACCGCTCTGGGCAGCGGCGCTTCGGCCCGAACCCGCGATACCGCCATCGGTTCCAATGCTACCGTCAGTGCCGACGGCAGCGTGGCATTGGGGGCGGATACGACGGTGGCCTCGGAGAACAGCGTGGCGGTGGGGGCCGACTCCTCGGTGGCGGCCGGTGCCGCAGGCGGGGTGGCTCTGGGTCAGAACGCCAGCGTCGCCAGCGGTGCCACCGGCAGTGTGGCGATAGGACAGGATTCGGTGGCTGACGAGGCCGATACCGTGTCGGTCGGCTCCAGCGGCAACGAGCGGCGGGTGACCAACGTCGCCGATGGCGTTAATGCCACCGATGCGGTCAACGTTCAGCAACTTCAGCAGTTCTCGGCCTCCACCAGCGGTGCGATCAACCGTTTGGATAGTCGTATCGATAACCTGAGCCGTGATGCTTTTTCCGGGATTGCCGCCGTGGCCGCGATCGCGGGCATCCCGGCGCCGGCGCAGGGCAAACGCACCTCGCTGGGGATCGGCTATGGTAACTACAAGGGAGAGAATGCCATAGCCGTCGGATTCAAATCCGATATTACCGACAATATCCGTATCACTACCGCCATAGCCCATTCCAACAGCGATGTAACGACCAGTGCCGGTGTCGGCTGGAGTTGGTGA
- a CDS encoding inorganic phosphate transporter yields MSSEFLLIGVGILVTIAIFDIMVGVSNDAVNFLNSSFGSRVASRKTIMIIASLGILAGVTFSSGMMEVARKGIFHPQFFTMPELMTIFLAVMITDIILLDLFNTYGLPTSTTVSVVFELLGAAVAISVLKIVQAGDSLMTIVQYINSAKAITIIMGILLSVAVSFVCGAVVQFLTRLLFTFDYQQRIKRYGALWGGVAMSSITYFILVKGAKGASFMSSQNVAWIKSHTGLILFGIFIVSAIILQMLQMLKFNLLKPVVLVGTFALAMAFAANDLVNFIGVPLAGLQSYKLAMASGDPLGATMGALSAKVQSQTSFLLLAGAIMILTLWLSKKARTVTKTELSLSQQDEGSERFESVFISRAIVRLVLGVFETVRVVVPKGLRAAISRRLDPSAAMVVAEEGKRPSFDLLRASVNLMVASAVVSYATANKLPLSTTYVTFMVAMGSSFADRAWGRESAVYRVTGVLTVVGGWFLTAIIAFTFAALFATVMFYAKGFGVVLLVLLVAFLIVTNHRKHRAKAEEAEKEKVFNLKSVENPQETIETTFEHMSFLLKEIRASLDATLDAMFSQNIERLGVERKRLGKFQQWSNIISANVFKAMRLLDQKGLSVSHKYPQAVRRLQKLTDGHRDIVLRAYTHVSNHHKGLLPVQVEELEQVRQLLDEILLEVEGTFGRKQPANLQEIEAKDARLRALATELNARQVARIKDSSSKTRLSILFYAVVGNAMMLSKQNLELLDIFEQSFGVAEEKVGD; encoded by the coding sequence ATGAGCAGTGAATTTCTTCTTATCGGGGTCGGAATTCTCGTCACCATCGCGATTTTCGACATCATGGTCGGGGTCAGCAACGATGCGGTAAATTTTCTCAATTCGTCCTTCGGCTCGCGGGTGGCATCGAGAAAAACCATCATGATCATTGCCAGCCTCGGGATCCTGGCCGGGGTGACATTTTCCAGCGGCATGATGGAGGTGGCGCGAAAAGGCATTTTCCATCCGCAGTTCTTTACCATGCCGGAATTGATGACCATCTTTCTGGCGGTCATGATCACCGACATTATTCTGCTCGATCTTTTCAATACCTACGGGCTTCCCACTTCCACCACCGTCTCCGTCGTGTTCGAGCTGCTGGGTGCCGCCGTCGCCATCTCGGTCCTCAAAATCGTGCAGGCCGGCGACAGCCTGATGACGATCGTTCAGTACATCAACTCCGCCAAGGCCATCACCATTATCATGGGGATCCTGTTGTCGGTAGCGGTGTCCTTCGTCTGCGGAGCCGTGGTCCAGTTTCTCACGCGCCTGCTGTTCACCTTCGACTATCAGCAGCGGATCAAGCGTTACGGCGCGCTGTGGGGCGGGGTGGCCATGTCCTCCATCACCTACTTCATTCTGGTCAAGGGTGCCAAGGGCGCGTCCTTCATGTCCAGCCAGAACGTCGCCTGGATCAAATCCCACACGGGCCTGATCCTGTTCGGGATTTTTATCGTTTCCGCGATTATCCTGCAGATGTTGCAGATGCTGAAATTCAACCTGCTCAAGCCGGTGGTGCTGGTCGGTACCTTCGCCCTGGCCATGGCTTTCGCCGCCAATGACCTGGTCAATTTCATCGGCGTACCGCTGGCCGGCCTGCAATCTTACAAGCTGGCCATGGCCTCAGGCGATCCCCTCGGGGCCACCATGGGCGCGCTCAGTGCCAAGGTGCAGTCGCAGACCTCTTTTCTGCTGCTGGCCGGTGCCATCATGATCCTGACCCTGTGGCTGTCTAAAAAGGCCCGCACGGTCACCAAGACCGAACTCAGCCTCAGCCAGCAGGACGAGGGCAGCGAGCGTTTCGAGTCGGTTTTTATCTCCCGGGCCATTGTGCGCCTGGTGCTGGGTGTTTTCGAGACAGTCCGGGTGGTTGTGCCCAAAGGATTGCGGGCGGCTATCAGCCGGCGTCTCGATCCCAGCGCAGCCATGGTGGTTGCCGAAGAAGGCAAAAGACCTTCCTTCGATTTGCTGCGCGCCTCGGTCAACCTGATGGTGGCCAGCGCCGTGGTCTCCTACGCTACCGCCAACAAGCTGCCTCTATCCACCACCTATGTCACCTTTATGGTGGCCATGGGCAGCTCTTTCGCCGATCGGGCCTGGGGCCGCGAAAGCGCCGTCTACCGTGTCACCGGGGTGCTGACCGTGGTCGGAGGCTGGTTCCTGACGGCGATTATCGCCTTTACCTTTGCGGCCTTGTTTGCCACCGTCATGTTTTACGCCAAAGGGTTTGGGGTCGTCCTGCTGGTCTTGCTTGTCGCTTTCCTGATTGTGACCAATCACCGAAAGCATCGCGCCAAGGCGGAAGAGGCGGAAAAAGAAAAGGTTTTCAATCTTAAATCGGTGGAAAATCCGCAGGAAACGATTGAGACGACCTTTGAGCACATGAGCTTTCTGCTCAAGGAAATCCGTGCGTCTCTCGATGCTACCCTGGATGCTATGTTCAGTCAGAACATTGAACGGCTGGGCGTGGAGCGTAAGCGACTGGGCAAGTTTCAGCAGTGGTCCAACATTATCAGCGCCAACGTGTTCAAGGCGATGCGGCTGCTCGATCAGAAAGGCCTGTCCGTATCCCATAAGTACCCACAGGCCGTCAGGCGTCTGCAGAAGCTGACCGACGGCCATCGGGATATCGTGCTGCGTGCCTATACCCACGTCAGCAACCATCATAAGGGGCTGCTGCCGGTGCAGGTCGAAGAGCTGGAGCAGGTCCGTCAGCTGCTGGACGAGATTCTTCTGGAGGTGGAGGGGACCTTCGGTCGCAAACAACCTGCCAATCTGCAGGAGATCGAGGCCAAGGATGCCCGGTTGCGGGCTCTGGCCACCGAACTCAACGCCAGACAGGTGGCGCGCATCAAGGATAGTTCCTCCAAAACCCGCTTGAGCATTTTGTTCTACGCCGTTGTCGGCAATGCCATGATGTTGTCCAAGCAGAACCTGGAACTGCTCGATATCTTCGAGCAATCCTTCGGCGTGGCCGAGGAGAAAGTGGGCGATTAA
- a CDS encoding NRAMP family divalent metal transporter, which translates to MANEQYQAVSVVDGVNGEESKTRSDTTSSARSNLWKALGPGILLSCAAIGGSHLVWSTRAGADFGWRLLGLILLANLLKFPFFLYGQRYTSATGESLLAGYRRHGVVFVWIFLLINILTGTINIAGVAMLSGALFTGYGWVGASVPHITIGLIALCALLLLLGHYKLLDSMAKVIIIVLALGTMVAVAFAVPGSRILTADIVAPDPWTWTSFAFLISLLGWMPAPVDLSAWSSLWIFSREKQTGHFATVKETSIDFYIGYVSAVFLAVMFVALGALVMFGSGESFSSSGIAFSKQLVNLYAATIGDWSRPLILTAAFFTMFSTTLTTLDGYPRSLAACCTLIGDLSAHRFRQIHNAWILLSAVAASLVVLFFVKNLIQFLTFAAVVSFVTMPVLAAINYKVMTGPNVPEEYRPGLILKFLSWSGMLFFVMMTAGYVYVTFFRGA; encoded by the coding sequence ATGGCGAACGAACAATATCAGGCAGTATCGGTTGTTGATGGGGTGAATGGTGAAGAATCAAAAACGAGATCCGATACCACAAGCTCTGCCCGATCCAATCTCTGGAAGGCCCTCGGCCCGGGTATCCTTCTGTCTTGCGCGGCCATCGGCGGATCCCACCTGGTCTGGTCGACCCGCGCGGGTGCCGATTTCGGCTGGCGGCTGCTGGGGCTGATCCTGTTAGCCAATTTGCTGAAATTCCCGTTTTTTCTGTACGGGCAGCGTTATACGTCGGCGACCGGCGAAAGTCTGCTCGCCGGCTATCGCCGCCATGGCGTTGTCTTCGTCTGGATCTTCCTGCTGATCAATATTCTCACCGGAACCATCAATATCGCCGGTGTGGCAATGCTCAGCGGGGCCTTGTTTACCGGTTACGGATGGGTCGGGGCGTCCGTACCTCATATCACCATCGGCCTGATAGCCCTCTGCGCCCTGTTGTTGCTGCTGGGGCACTACAAACTTCTCGACTCCATGGCCAAGGTCATTATTATCGTGTTAGCGCTGGGAACCATGGTGGCGGTGGCTTTTGCCGTGCCGGGCAGTCGTATCCTGACGGCGGATATTGTCGCCCCCGATCCCTGGACCTGGACCTCCTTTGCCTTTCTCATCAGTCTGCTCGGTTGGATGCCGGCGCCGGTCGATCTTTCCGCCTGGTCGTCGCTGTGGATCTTCAGCCGGGAGAAACAGACCGGCCACTTTGCCACGGTGAAGGAGACCAGCATCGATTTTTACATCGGCTACGTATCGGCGGTGTTTCTCGCGGTCATGTTTGTCGCCCTCGGCGCTCTGGTGATGTTCGGTTCGGGAGAATCCTTTTCGTCCAGCGGCATCGCGTTTTCCAAACAGTTGGTCAATCTTTACGCCGCCACCATCGGCGATTGGTCACGCCCCCTGATCCTGACGGCGGCCTTTTTCACCATGTTCAGTACCACTCTGACGACCCTGGACGGGTACCCCCGTTCCCTCGCAGCCTGCTGTACCCTGATCGGCGATCTGTCGGCGCATCGGTTTCGGCAGATTCACAATGCCTGGATCCTTCTTTCGGCGGTTGCGGCGTCGTTGGTGGTCCTGTTCTTCGTCAAAAACCTTATTCAGTTTCTGACTTTCGCTGCGGTGGTTTCGTTTGTCACCATGCCGGTGCTTGCCGCCATCAACTACAAAGTCATGACGGGCCCCAACGTGCCCGAAGAGTACCGACCCGGCTTGATTCTCAAGTTCCTCAGTTGGTCCGGCATGCTGTTTTTTGTCATGATGACGGCGGGCTATGTGTATGTAACCTTCTTTCGCGGTGCCTGA
- a CDS encoding ABC transporter substrate-binding protein, with product MLRFFCLIVALLLTVSGAQGRTITDMAGRQVQVPDHIHRVLGAVSPVTWMIYALDPRLLAGINSALSHEDWDYLDPYVKALPVMGGFGGTRGVNRETLLALRPDVVIFWGWNRAAVNRRLAQQLEGWGVPVVFVDLDRFDRYGAALRFLGDLLDREERAEQLAAYGERALAAVCAATADIPDDERARVYYAEGMDGLETEPQDSFHAELIPLAGGSNVHRGTLKHYRGRDKLSLEQVLLYDPEVILVQENVFFEAVKTDARWQKVQAVRDGRVWLVPDMPANWFDRPPSFMRYLGLQWLAHQLYPKRFPLDLKTETREFYKRFLGTAPDDEQLKKILGSAG from the coding sequence ATGCTGCGATTTTTTTGCCTGATAGTGGCTTTGCTGCTGACGGTATCCGGGGCGCAAGGGCGCACGATTACCGATATGGCCGGCCGGCAGGTGCAGGTGCCCGATCATATCCATCGGGTGCTCGGTGCGGTGTCGCCGGTAACCTGGATGATCTATGCCCTCGATCCGAGGCTGTTGGCAGGGATCAACTCGGCTTTGTCCCATGAAGATTGGGACTATCTGGACCCTTATGTGAAGGCTTTGCCGGTGATGGGCGGGTTTGGCGGGACGCGGGGGGTTAACCGGGAGACGCTGCTGGCTTTGCGGCCTGACGTGGTGATTTTCTGGGGGTGGAACCGGGCGGCGGTGAATCGACGTTTGGCGCAACAGTTGGAGGGATGGGGTGTCCCGGTGGTTTTCGTGGATCTGGATCGCTTTGATCGGTATGGGGCCGCATTGCGGTTTCTGGGCGATTTGCTGGACAGAGAGGAGCGCGCCGAGCAACTGGCGGCATATGGCGAACGGGCGCTGGCCGCCGTGTGTGCAGCGACGGCGGATATCCCTGATGACGAGCGGGCGCGAGTCTATTATGCCGAAGGGATGGACGGCCTGGAGACGGAACCGCAGGATTCCTTTCATGCCGAGTTGATTCCCCTTGCGGGCGGCAGCAATGTCCATCGGGGCACGTTGAAGCATTACCGCGGGCGCGACAAGCTCAGTCTGGAGCAGGTATTGCTCTACGATCCCGAGGTGATACTGGTACAGGAAAATGTTTTTTTCGAAGCGGTAAAAACCGACGCGCGCTGGCAAAAAGTGCAGGCGGTCCGCGACGGCAGGGTCTGGCTTGTTCCGGATATGCCTGCCAACTGGTTCGACCGGCCGCCATCGTTCATGCGGTATCTGGGCTTGCAGTGGTTGGCCCATCAACTCTATCCAAAGCGCTTTCCTTTGGATCTGAAGACGGAAACGAGGGAGTTCTACAAACGGTTTCTGGGAACAGCACCGGATGACGAGCAGCTGAAAAAAATTCTGGGTTCAGCGGGATAG
- a CDS encoding CBS domain-containing protein, producing the protein MDFFPVFTALSCIFLGALVGGRLAALCHVPRVTGYLLAGMVLSPSLAHLLGWHPILKPEALHTLDLLSQVALGMILLSIGGQLRPENLRRWRHRILLFSLAETGLTLLLVGGAAVVVNLLFLRYAVPGLSLAMTTFYLVVFLGIISVATAPAATLMVVRECESEGPLTQATLTLVGLNNILALFGFVLAAHWLVKPSEGMAPLLGQLLSPILVGGVVGLLLAIWAERLDKGNEFKLLLLGGVVLVTVMCRLLQCDPLLAHLALGASLANGSPRWHRLAAALQEIDYPVYVAFFVLAGANLHFETLAHIGLLGIGYVIARTAGKIGGAWLGARLGRFGERMRRWTGMTLLAQAGVAIGLADSLSRQWPAGGAMVETVVLGSVVIFELIGPLAVRHGLVRAGEVPILSLLEKRAPEGAFEGLHHVVQHFRSSLGIPAGHRLKDPGDILVRHVMRRNVETLCENTPFNELLRLIAHSRYDRFPVVDQEDRFVGMVDYSEIRSLLFEPSLAQLIVASDLVHTARAQLHPDQSLREALEEVQQHPDISYFPVVDPERGSCLLGILSQNDLLAAFRKQGK; encoded by the coding sequence ATGGATTTTTTTCCTGTTTTTACCGCTTTGTCCTGTATTTTTCTCGGTGCCCTGGTCGGGGGGCGGTTGGCCGCCCTGTGCCATGTCCCGCGGGTGACCGGCTATCTGCTGGCCGGTATGGTGCTGAGTCCGTCCCTGGCCCACCTGCTCGGTTGGCATCCGATATTGAAACCCGAAGCGCTGCATACTCTGGATTTGCTTTCCCAGGTGGCTCTGGGGATGATCCTGCTCAGTATCGGCGGGCAGTTGCGCCCCGAAAACCTGCGCCGCTGGCGACACCGCATCCTGCTGTTTTCCCTGGCGGAAACCGGTTTGACCCTGCTGCTGGTGGGCGGTGCGGCGGTGGTGGTCAATCTGCTGTTTTTGCGCTATGCGGTACCGGGATTGTCGCTGGCGATGACGACCTTTTACCTGGTTGTCTTTCTCGGCATCATCAGCGTGGCCACGGCACCGGCGGCGACCCTGATGGTGGTGCGGGAATGCGAATCGGAAGGGCCTCTTACCCAGGCTACTTTGACCCTGGTGGGGCTCAATAATATTCTGGCCCTGTTCGGTTTCGTGCTGGCGGCTCACTGGCTGGTGAAGCCTTCCGAGGGGATGGCGCCGTTGCTGGGGCAGCTGCTCAGTCCGATATTGGTCGGCGGCGTGGTCGGTCTGTTATTGGCCATATGGGCCGAACGCCTGGACAAAGGCAACGAATTCAAGTTGTTGCTGCTCGGCGGCGTGGTTCTGGTAACGGTCATGTGCCGTTTGCTGCAATGCGATCCGTTGTTGGCGCATCTGGCATTGGGAGCCAGTCTCGCCAATGGCTCGCCACGCTGGCACCGGCTGGCCGCAGCCCTGCAGGAGATCGATTATCCGGTGTATGTGGCGTTTTTCGTTCTTGCCGGCGCCAATCTGCATTTCGAGACCCTGGCGCATATCGGTTTGCTGGGCATCGGATACGTGATTGCGCGCACTGCCGGAAAAATCGGCGGGGCCTGGCTGGGAGCGCGCCTGGGGCGGTTCGGCGAACGCATGCGGCGCTGGACGGGAATGACTCTGCTGGCCCAGGCAGGGGTCGCCATCGGCCTGGCGGACAGTCTGTCCCGGCAATGGCCCGCCGGCGGCGCCATGGTCGAGACCGTCGTACTCGGCTCGGTGGTGATATTCGAGTTGATCGGTCCCCTGGCCGTGCGTCACGGCCTGGTGCGGGCCGGCGAGGTGCCGATTCTGTCGTTGCTGGAAAAACGCGCGCCGGAAGGCGCCTTCGAGGGGTTGCATCATGTGGTGCAGCACTTCCGCTCGTCCCTCGGTATCCCCGCCGGACACCGTCTCAAGGACCCCGGCGATATTCTGGTGCGACACGTGATGCGCCGCAATGTCGAAACCCTGTGCGAAAACACCCCCTTCAACGAATTGCTGCGCCTTATCGCCCACAGCCGCTACGATCGTTTTCCGGTGGTGGACCAGGAAGACCGCTTCGTCGGCATGGTCGATTACTCGGAAATCCGCAGCCTGTTGTTCGAACCCTCCCTGGCGCAGTTGATCGTGGCCAGCGATCTGGTGCATACCGCCCGGGCGCAACTGCATCCCGACCAGTCCTTGCGCGAAGCCCTGGAGGAGGTGCAGCAGCATCCCGATATCAGCTACTTCCCCGTAGTCGATCCGGAGCGCGGTTCCTGCCTGCTCGGTATTCTGAGTCAGAACGACTTGCTGGCCGCGTTTCGTAAACAAGGCAAATAG
- a CDS encoding NfeD family protein: protein MTNAFAGLNGFEIFFLLCAIIGSFFLVVRMVMQFVGADIDADTDFDVDIDADHVDSDVGFKLLSLQSLTAFLMMFGLVGLALYRQNGVCFGGSIVGACLAGLISVWVIGRLFAWFDRLQSSGTLQTSMAIGCKGSVYLTIPAGGTGRVTIDFHNHLREFDAVADDDGEISTGTPVEVVQVNAHVLVVKPIG, encoded by the coding sequence ATGACCAATGCCTTTGCCGGTCTGAACGGTTTTGAAATATTTTTCCTGCTTTGCGCCATCATCGGCAGTTTTTTTCTGGTTGTGCGTATGGTGATGCAGTTTGTCGGAGCCGACATCGATGCAGATACCGATTTCGACGTGGATATCGATGCCGATCATGTCGATTCGGATGTCGGGTTCAAACTGTTGTCGTTGCAGAGCCTTACCGCGTTTTTGATGATGTTCGGCCTGGTGGGGCTGGCGCTTTATCGCCAGAATGGAGTCTGTTTTGGCGGGTCCATAGTGGGGGCCTGCCTTGCCGGTTTAATTTCCGTCTGGGTGATCGGGAGATTGTTCGCATGGTTTGATCGTCTGCAGTCCAGCGGTACCCTGCAGACGTCCATGGCGATCGGTTGCAAAGGCAGCGTCTATCTTACTATTCCTGCCGGCGGAACCGGTCGGGTGACCATTGATTTCCACAATCACCTGCGCGAGTTTGATGCTGTAGCGGACGATGACGGTGAAATTTCCACGGGAACTCCTGTCGAAGTGGTGCAGGTTAATGCCCATGTTTTGGTTGTCAAACCTATTGGCTGA